Proteins found in one Candidatus Omnitrophota bacterium genomic segment:
- a CDS encoding response regulator, producing the protein MEKILIVEDNPDGAEVLKDILSAEGYICDIAPDGATAELKAPMNDYGVILLDIMLPDKSGFELLEKFKTDSTTSLTPVIMLTALNDTQSRIKGYNLGCNDFISKPYNHYELMARVKNHIRLKNALSDLEDTNNVLYTLAAAIEAKDRYTRGHSNRVSNYCYNLARGLGWSENDCIGIKRAGLLHDIGKIGVPDFILTKNGGLTAEEYQIIKTHPVLSAEICLSLTKLKDVIPIIRYHHERYDGKGYPGGLSGSAIPLGARIMAVCDSWDAMTSDRAYRKKINRDDVIRILNECAGKQWDPEIVGSFISFLKNNPE; encoded by the coding sequence ATGGAAAAAATACTGATAGTAGAAGACAACCCCGACGGTGCCGAGGTGCTGAAAGACATATTGTCTGCCGAAGGTTATATCTGCGATATAGCGCCGGATGGCGCCACCGCCGAGCTGAAGGCTCCGATGAATGACTACGGCGTTATACTTCTGGATATAATGCTGCCGGACAAAAGCGGTTTTGAGCTTCTGGAAAAATTTAAAACCGATTCAACCACGTCGCTGACGCCCGTGATCATGCTCACGGCTCTCAACGACACGCAATCGCGGATCAAGGGATATAACCTCGGATGCAACGATTTTATCTCAAAGCCCTATAACCATTACGAGCTCATGGCCAGGGTAAAAAATCATATCAGACTGAAAAACGCCCTTTCCGATCTGGAAGACACCAATAATGTCCTCTACACCCTTGCCGCGGCGATTGAGGCTAAGGACCGCTATACCCGCGGGCATTCAAACAGGGTGAGCAATTACTGTTATAATCTCGCCCGTGGGCTCGGCTGGAGCGAGAATGACTGCATAGGAATAAAGCGCGCCGGACTCCTGCACGACATAGGCAAGATAGGCGTGCCGGATTTCATACTGACAAAGAACGGCGGCCTGACGGCGGAGGAATATCAGATAATTAAAACCCATCCCGTTCTCAGCGCCGAGATATGCTTATCACTGACAAAACTGAAGGATGTGATACCGATAATAAGATATCATCACGAGCGTTATGACGGCAAGGGTTATCCGGGGGGGCTTTCCGGTTCCGCCATACCTCTCGGCGCCCGCATAATGGCGGTTTGCGATTCATGGGACGCGATGACTTCGGACAGGGCATACAGAAAGAAAATAAACAGAGACGATGTGATAAGGATACTTAACGAATGCGCGGGCAAACAGTGGGATCCGGAAATAGTGGGATCCTTTATCTCTTTTTTGAAAAATAATCCTGAATAA